From Gottschalkiaceae bacterium SANA:
CTCTTCGCTTTGTCCTGAAATTTTCAAGACATAGGTATTGTTAAACCAAGGAATCATCTCTTCAACACGAGAAAGATTCACTAAGAAAGATCGATGGCATCGGAAAAAACCGTCTCCATGAAATCGAGCTTCCAATTGTGCCATGGTTGCATGTAATTCATGTCGATGATCCCCTTCAACTAAAAAAACGGTTCCCTCTTCCGCAACGAAGTAAGCAATTTGTTCCAGTGGCATCAAAACAATTCGATCATTGACCCAAACAGAAATACGCTTCACCCGAAATCCGTCACGTCGGAAGGCTTCAATCTGAGCAAATCGTTCCTCGGGTTCCTCTCGACGTCCAACTCGTTCGGGAATCCGATCCATTGCTTTTTTAATTCGCTCTTTCTCAAATGGTTTTAGAACATAATCAATGGCCTGATGTTCAAAGGCTTGCAGGGCATAGTGATCAAAGGCTGTCGCAAACACAATTGACAACTCCGGCTTCCGTTGAATCAATTCTTCGGCTAAACTTAAGCCGTCCAGCTCAGGCATCTCAATATCCAAAAAAACAACATCTGGATCAATGGCCGCAAAATTTTGCAGTGCATCAATTGCATGGCAAAACTGTGCCTCCACCTTTACTCCGTCGATTTGGCTTAAAATATAGCTAAGTTCATTCAAGGACGGTCGTTCATCATCAACCAACATGACTCGTATCACTCGACATCCTCCTCTCTGGGATTTGGAAAGAGATTGCGGTACCTCGCCCCTCTTCACTCGTTATAACCAAGCTTTCACCATAAATACTTTTCAGCCGCTCATTGACATTACGCAGACCAATTCCTCCGCTTTTTTTCTTTTCCAGCAAGTCTTGTTGTTCTTCAACAGGAATACCCACACCATTATCCATCACGGTAAATATAATGTGTTGATCAACCCGGTTGACAGATAACACAACCATGCCACCTTCTTTTTTAAGCAACAAACCATGCTTCACTGCATTTTCAACTAATGGCTGTAAAATCAATGGTGGAATTCTACACTCAAGTCCCTCTTCCACGTCGATCCTCACCTTCAATCGCGACCCAAATCGTGCCGCTTCAATGGAGAGATAGGCTTCCAATGTACGCACCTCTTCACTTAAACTGATAAACGCTTCTTGGTGGCGAAAACTAGACCTCAAGAAATGACTAAGTTCATGCAATAATTTTCGTGCAATCTCCGGGTCAGTTCGCACCAATGACACAATGGTATTCAATGCATTAAATAAAAAATGAGGATGGATTTGCGCCTGAAGTCGTTTCAACTCAGACTCCCTCAGCATCTTCTTTTGGTATTCAATCGCACTTAACTCAATTTGAGAAGAAAATAAGCTTCCTAGCCCTTTCGCCAACACAATATCTGATGGCATAATCCCATTTTCGATCTTTTTATACAATTTTAAGGTTCCAATGATCTGATCCTCTGCCATGATCGGCACAACGATGGCCGACTTGAGCAAACATCCTTTTACCTTACAATCAATGGTTTGACGGTTTTGTGCAACTTCTAATCGACTCGTTTTCAAAACCTTTTTCGTCATTTTCGTTGCAATCTCATTACCAGCAATATGATGATCAGCTCCCACCCCAACATGGGCGAGTACCTCATGCATATTGGTAAATGCAACTGCAGCTACTTGTGTTTTCGCACGAATAATTTCTGCCGCTTCTTCCGCACTCTTTCTGCTAAACCCCTTACGCAATACCGGTAGGGTTTCTGTTGCAATATCCAAGGCCAATTGCGCCTTTAAAGCCCCCGCCTTTTCATGATCATCATAAATTTGCTGAGAAGTCATCATAAACAAAGCAATTCCAACTGCATTTAGAACCGTCATAGGCAAGAAAATAACTTTCACCAAGCGAAGCGCTTCGGGAAAGGGGCGTGCAATCAATAAAATTAAAGCCATCTGTATTGCTTCCACACCCAGTCCTACAAAAAAACCATAAATCCATGGCCGTGTTTTCTTTTCTAACCACGGTTTGGTAAAGCCACCAATTAAGCCGCCCAATATCGTCGAAATTCCGCATGCCACTGCCGTCAATTCACCACCGACAACGAGAAACATTCGATGAAAGCCTGCGATAATTCCAGCGCCAAGTCCTACCCATGGACCTCCAAAAATACCCGCTGCCAAAACAGGAATGGTTCGTGAATTGGCAATGCCGCCTGAAATCGGCGTACCCCAATAGGTCATCAATACGCCCGCCAAACCAAAAGCAACCATAAAAATCAATTTTTCAATGGACCGTGTTTTCTCCTGTAATATGAAATTTTGAAAGAGTTTCGTTTTTGAAAGAATAAAAGCAAATAAAAAAATCAGTCCTAACTTTTCAATCAGTTCTTGACTGAGCAAACCCACCATCACGCCACCACCTCTCTTCATATATATCGAAAAACTTGTCAAATGACAAGTTTTATTTTTCTCGGTATCCTTCACCATATTGAATTAAGTCTGTCATGAGGATCGTTGAAAACGCCTCATATTCCGCCTCGCTTACTATTTCCTCCACCGTCATAATCCGTAAGGGCAATTTTTCCTGTCCAATACGCAAAGGCAGATTAAGATGCAAATATGGATTCAAAACAAATCCTTCTCGTTGGTAAAAACGCAATCTACGAACAGCTATTTCATCTTCTGGCGGATCGATTTCGAGAATCAATCGTCCTGCTTGCTCTTTTAATCGTGACACCACCTCACTCCCGATTCCCTGCCCTTTAGAGGCCTCTCCAATTGCAAGATATTCAGCAAAAGTGAAGTGTGGCAGCTTCCAATAAAAAAGAATACCCGCCACTTGATTGTCTTCTAATATCGCCATACAATGATAGCGGTCATCTTCAAGTGCACGTTTGTGATCTTCGAGTAATCTACGTTCCCCAGAAGGAAAGTTAGATTGATAAATTTCCCAACTCTCTTCCCAATAGCGATCTTCCACTCGCCTTAATCGATGAAATTTCATGATGTCTTTCCCTCCACAATCGGTTTTCTGCTAGGAATCAAACGATTGATTCCCAAGGCAATCACAATGCCAATCAAGGTGTCCATCACTCGATTCGCTGCGTATACAACAGCCGTCACTTCCTTTAAATTCGTTGTAATCGCAATCAATACAATGCAGGCAATAGCCACAGAACTTTGCTTCCCAAAGTAATTACACAAGGCAATAACCACTACAATACCTAAGCCTGTCGCGTACCAAACTGGACCAAATACCAGATAGACACCCAGGCCAATCAAGCCTCCCAAGATGGTTCCAATCATCCGATCACGTCCTACCCGAAAAGAATGCTCCACCGATCGCTGCATACAAATTACTGCAGCAATACAGGCGTAAAACGGATAAGGTCTGTCTAGCAATTGAAACAAAATAATACACAGACTTACCGCTACAGCTGTTTTGATATTTCTTAAACCAATCTTCATAGTTGCCCTCACTTAAGGTGTTTTTCCATAGTCTGAAAAAACACGCCTTTTCCCCAATCTTCAATGCCAACCTTAATAAATCCTGCTCTCTCGAATAATCGAACAGCCGAATAATTATCTACATTCGTTTCTACATAAATACGTTTCAAGTCTCCATACTCCTGTATTTGCATAAGGACTTTGTTCAAAGCATAGGATGCGACACCTTTTCCCTGATAATTTCGATTGCCAATCATAATTCCCAGTTCCGCTTCTTTTTTGATTTCGTCAATGGAAAAAACATTAATATAGCCAATAGGCTGATTGCTTTCATTGGCAATCATAAAGTATTGATATTCCCCAGTCTCATCCGACATAATTTCGTCTTTAAAAAAGCAAGCGAACACTTGACACGACTCCAACAGTTCTTCTCTCCTTGACGGCAATGGTTTTGGATCATACCGATTCAAGTCTTCGTCGATTTGCCATAAAAATAGGGCTTTCGCGTCCGTTTCAATCGCAGATCGTATTATAATCTGTTTTGTCAATGTTGAATTCATATCCCTACCCCTTCCATAAAATCCATTTCCTTGTTCTCCCATAGAATACCACTAAGATCGATTAAAATACCAAAAAACATTGAATCCAATCAAGTTTGCTCTGGATCCAGATCCTTCATGTGAAAAAAGAACGAAAATCTAATATTCATAGATTTTCGTTCTTCCAATTTTATTCAACGGTTACAGATTTTGCCAAGTTCCTCGGCTTATCGACGTCATTCCCTCTTTCAATGGATGTGTAGTATGCAAACAATTGCATGGGAAGCACACTCAAAATTGGCATGAGCGTAGATCTTGTTTTCGGCAATCGAATCACCACATCGGCAATTTCATCCACCTCTTTCGCATCTTCCGCCACGATGGCAACCACATAGGCACCACGCGCCTTGACTTCTTTCATATTCGAAAGTGTCTTCTCGTAAACGTGGCTCTGTGTTGCCAAGCAGAAC
This genomic window contains:
- a CDS encoding LytTR family DNA-binding domain-containing protein codes for the protein MIRVMLVDDERPSLNELSYILSQIDGVKVEAQFCHAIDALQNFAAIDPDVVFLDIEMPELDGLSLAEELIQRKPELSIVFATAFDHYALQAFEHQAIDYVLKPFEKERIKKAMDRIPERVGRREEPEERFAQIEAFRRDGFRVKRISVWVNDRIVLMPLEQIAYFVAEEGTVFLVEGDHRHELHATMAQLEARFHGDGFFRCHRSFLVNLSRVEEMIPWFNNTYVLKISGQSEEVPVSRSRVKALKEHYQI
- a CDS encoding sensor histidine kinase, whose translation is MVGLLSQELIEKLGLIFLFAFILSKTKLFQNFILQEKTRSIEKLIFMVAFGLAGVLMTYWGTPISGGIANSRTIPVLAAGIFGGPWVGLGAGIIAGFHRMFLVVGGELTAVACGISTILGGLIGGFTKPWLEKKTRPWIYGFFVGLGVEAIQMALILLIARPFPEALRLVKVIFLPMTVLNAVGIALFMMTSQQIYDDHEKAGALKAQLALDIATETLPVLRKGFSRKSAEEAAEIIRAKTQVAAVAFTNMHEVLAHVGVGADHHIAGNEIATKMTKKVLKTSRLEVAQNRQTIDCKVKGCLLKSAIVVPIMAEDQIIGTLKLYKKIENGIMPSDIVLAKGLGSLFSSQIELSAIEYQKKMLRESELKRLQAQIHPHFLFNALNTIVSLVRTDPEIARKLLHELSHFLRSSFRHQEAFISLSEEVRTLEAYLSIEAARFGSRLKVRIDVEEGLECRIPPLILQPLVENAVKHGLLLKKEGGMVVLSVNRVDQHIIFTVMDNGVGIPVEEQQDLLEKKKSGGIGLRNVNERLKSIYGESLVITSEEGRGTAISFQIPERRMSSDTSHVG
- a CDS encoding GNAT family N-acetyltransferase, which gives rise to MKFHRLRRVEDRYWEESWEIYQSNFPSGERRLLEDHKRALEDDRYHCMAILEDNQVAGILFYWKLPHFTFAEYLAIGEASKGQGIGSEVVSRLKEQAGRLILEIDPPEDEIAVRRLRFYQREGFVLNPYLHLNLPLRIGQEKLPLRIMTVEEIVSEAEYEAFSTILMTDLIQYGEGYREK